Proteins from one Triticum aestivum cultivar Chinese Spring chromosome 7A, IWGSC CS RefSeq v2.1, whole genome shotgun sequence genomic window:
- the LOC123149167 gene encoding putative disease resistance protein At1g50180, with protein MEVVTGVMRSLLPKLGELLMDEYNLHKRVKKDIRFLSRELESMHAALLKVGEVPRDQLDKQVKLWADEVRELSYNMEDVVDKFLVRVVSNDIGANSDGFVRLKKKMVSLFRKGKNHHRIADAIKDIKEQIQEVAARRDRNKVDGISLKHTGAATIDPRVQALYTDMTKLVGIYGNRDQELIKMLSLGDDDVSKKKHKIVLSIVGFGGLGKTTLAKAVYNKIKGGFHRRAFVSVGRNANVKKVFRDILIDLGKSNSKILTLDERQLIDEILKCFKNKRYLVVIDDIWDTNLWEK; from the exons ATGGAGGTGGTCACGGGTGTCATGAGAAGCCTGCTCCCCAAACTTGGTGAGCTGCTCATGGATGAGTACAACCTTCACAAGCGCGTCAAGAAAGACATCCGCTTCCTCTCCAGGGAGCTAGAGAGCATGCACGCTGCCCTCCTCAAGGTTGGTGAGGTGCCACGGGACCAGCTCGACAAACAAGTGAAGCTCTGGGCCGATGAGGTCAGGGAGCTCTCCTACAACATGGAGGATGTTGTCGACAAGTTCCTCGTACGTGTTGTTAGCAATGACATTGGTGCCAACTCAGATGGTTTTGTGAGGCTCAAGAAGAAGATGGTTAGCTTGTTCAGGAAGGGCAAGAATCACCATCGGATTGCCGACGCGATAAAGGATATCAAAGAGCAAATCCAGGAGGTGGCTGCTCGGCGTGACAGGAACAAGGTTGATGGTATTTCGCTTAAGCATACAGGGGCAGCAACTATTGATCCTCGCGTCCAGGCTCTGTACACTGACATGACAAAGCTTGTGGGCATATATGGGAATAGAGATCAAGAGCTCATAAAAATGCTCTCATTAGGGGATGATGACGTCTCTAAGAAGAAACACAAGATAGTACTCTCAATTGTTGGGTTTGGAGGATTGGGCAAGACTACTCTCGCCAAAGCAGTCTACAACAAAATCAAAGGGGGTTTTCATCGGCGGGCTTTTGTTTCGGTGGGTCGAAATGCCAATGTGAAGAAGGTTTTCAGAGACATCCTCATTGATCTTGGCAAGTCTAACTCAAAGATCCTGACATTAGATGAAAGACAGCTTATTGACGAGATTCTGAAATGCTTCAAGAACAAGAG GTACCTTGTTGTAATAGATGATATATGGGATACAAATCTATGGGAAAAGTAG